A window of Phaseolus vulgaris cultivar G19833 chromosome 4, P. vulgaris v2.0, whole genome shotgun sequence genomic DNA:
AATTCACATGCAACATTATCAGATACTCTTTCATGTGATACCATGATTAACATTATCAGATACTCTTTCATCATGTAATAGCAGATCATTGTTGTTGAAGTATCAGCATATAActtatataaaagtttttatataaaaaaaaaacattatcacATAGTTCAACTATTACTGATTCTATTTTCTGTGCAGAAGATTGTGTTGAAATTGGATTTGAAGTTGAAAATAAGAAGCCGCAAGAGGAAAGCCTCACACGAGATGAGAGATTCTTGGTCTATGCTCCTACCCAATTGGAGGCCAAGAAGCTCATTGTTGAGGAAAAGGATGATGAAGAAATATATGGTGACTCATGCACTGTTGGATCCACTTCCAAGAGTTCCTCTGAGTGGAGGAGCTCCATTAACTGCAGAGACTCTGGAACTGATGACCCTTTTTCTTCCTCATCAAGAAGAAGTTGCCCCAAGTGGGAATCATACACAGTTTTCCAAAAATATGATGAAGAAATGTCATTCCAAGATAGAATTAGTGCACAGAAGCTTCAAGAAATTGgtaatttttcacattttttttgttcattGTTCACTCTTCAAAAATGTCATTACTGATAGAAGAATTCTGATATTTGGACACTCAAAATGGTAACAAGCACTTAATTAACACACTTGGTGTCCTTTTTTATCATTTCATTGTTTCCTAATCATGTTAATCAAAAGCTGTATATTTCTCTCCAGATGTTTACATCAAAAAAGATGTCCACCAATCTTAATTCTTTAGGATAATGCATGCATTATTAGACTCACAATATCTACAATGATAATTTAATTTAGATTAAACAAAGGTTATATTGGTGGAAAGTAATCTTAATAATGCCTTAACTTTTTTCCCACTGtcatatgaaattattttatagtgATTCCAAGTTTAAACTGTGGTGGAGGATTGATTTTACCAATTGCATGTGATTAACAACTTGATTAATTTCAGAATCTTTGAGGTCTATCAAGGTATCTCCAAGGTCAATTTCAGAGCGCATTGTGTTCAAGTTTTCAAGTATGAATAAAAAACCAGGTGATGCACGACACAACCCATATCATGAACTTGAGGCTGCATATGTTGCACAAATTTGCTCAACATGGGAAGCTCTTAATTGGAACTACAAGAACTTTCAATCCAAACGAGCTTCACGAGGCCATGATGTTGATGTGGGTTGTCCAGCCACCATTGCACAGAGATTACAACAATTTCAAGTGTTGTTGCAGAGATACGTTGAGAACGAGCCTTACGAGCATGGTAGAAGACCAGAGCTCTATGCTAGAGTCAGGCATTTGACTCCAAAATTGCTCCTAGTACCAGAATATCGAGGTAAAACTTTGTTTTGGTTCTTTAAGGTAGTTAAGAATTCTCTAGTAGTGTTTGGTTCTTGATGTTGCAGCTTCTTaatttaagtctaatttaactttataaaatcataaattttctttaatttttaacattacaaaAACTATCATTTTAACTAGCTTTAAAACTAAATCAAACCTTACAAGATTTATTAAGTAGGGGGATTAAAGTCAAAAGTTCATATACATCTGTAGCACTGTGATGCATGATTAACTAATTAAGGACTTATTTCTGTGTATAGAATCAGAAGATGATCAGAGGGACGAAAATGGTTTTCAGTCAAAAATACCATCAGCTTCATTTCTTATTATAATGGAAGATGGGATCAGAACGTTCATGAGTTTTCTGAAGGCTGATAAAGAGAAACCATGTCAGATATTTGCAGCTTGCTTTAGGAGAAACCGAAGACCCTTGGTTGATCCAACACTTCTACGCCTCACCAAGAAAGTTAATCAAAAGGCaattaattaactaaattaatcATTTTCTTAAGTGCCTTCCAGATCATTAttcatttcatattatatatatatatattatctttatAACTTTACATtatatagaaatcaattttagatatACATCTTATAGTTTATCAGAACTAACAtgcagtgttttttttttttgtgtgtatgtgcagaagaagatgaaagTGAAGGACCTTAGACGATCAAGAAAATGCTTGAGGAAGAGAAAGTTGAAGGGAGAAGAAGAGATGGAGATTTTGATGGCACTGATAGACCTGAAAGTGGTGTCAAGGGTTCTGAGAATGAGTGAGTTAAGTGAGGAACAGTTGCATTGGTGTGAAGAGAAGATGAGCAAAGTAAAAGTGGTGGAAGGAAAACTACAAAGAGATTCCTCTCCACTTTTTTTCCCTGCACATTGACCCACAAAAAGGTTTATGTATATTGCTTGGTGACTGGATCATGAATGTGCATGGCTACACCAAAAGAATATCCACAACACACCCTttgtttgtaaataaaatatatgtgtGTGGTTAAAGAAAACGAGGGACCCTACAAATCAAAGTGAAACATGTGTTGGCATGGATTTTGGAGCCTGAAATGGGAGGAAAAGAAGGGTAAAGACGAATGCTTATGTCATTTGATGAATGGTGAAAGTGAAAGAGCAGAGAGAGAAAGCAAGGAATGAAGATAGAGACAAGAATGAACAGCTTTAGTATGCTTTAGCTTTATCTATAAGGGTTTTAAGCTGAATCAAAAGATGAACAAGACTCAAGCACATGCAGTTGAATAAAAAGTAGTCTTGCTCTAttggaaaaaaaagaagaaacagTATATCATACTATTAAGGAATGGTAGGGTtagtgattcttttttcttcaaaataatattacagAAAGTGTGTGCCACTTAGTTTTgtcaaagagaaaaaaattggcAATGAAGGAATAAATCATGCATCAAAGTACGTAGCATATAAGGATCAACTCatcatgatatatatatatatatatacatatatatatatatattaacctATCTTTAAGAAAAATCTTTCATTCGAGTTTggtaaatgaaaattaataataattaaaaaaaatcattagaaATATCAGTCAAATTCTCAACAAAGATTTAAACAAAACTATAAAATATTGTGTACTAATATTATAGTTAcctaaaaaatattgttttaggtAACATCtactactaaaaaaaattattaaatgaaaattaattttaaaagtaaaaataattagttactatttgaaaaaattaaaaaccattttataaactgaaaaaaattacttctatctaaattagtttctattattaataaaaatttataaaataattgttaaatcGGTATCTAACTCCTAATTACCAATATTTTAgttacttactactttatattttaaattagtttttattagttTTGTAGAGACtgatttagaatttaaaatatagtaaCTAAAACCTAGATggttaatttagatatcaatttagaaactattttataaatttttattaataatagaaacacctttagatactaataattttttagtatctaatttagttaatatagtgactaattatttttttctaaatttggttattatttattaattttcttgtaatgatttatttatttttaatttatctcaTAACATCTTGGTCAAGTAGCTCTAACAAGTTGTTAAAGACTATTTTATATCACTTTTAACATTTTGTATAATAGTACAAAGTTGTTGTTAattactttaattaattaatgggcaagttaactttttttaaatctaaaaattgtaaaatgtttcttaaatactgtttaaaaaacaaaaagagcAATGCATGGGCTTTTTGGAGAGCCGCCTTGAATCAAGTGCTCTTACCATCTTacatttctttttatctttcttctttaattattatatcactctttatatttatattttttttaaaaatattgccTGCAATCAGAAAAGTAAAAGTTCAATCAGTGCCCTTTATTTTATTCCAAAACCAtgcaaaattaaagaaatatgtTTGTAAAAGAAGTATACACTATTTGagcattttaataaaaacattttttgttcTTTCTCGATAACTCGAATTTTGTTAGCACTCACGTATAAATGAATGCAACAAAAAAGTAAATGTCTACATGCGtaaacagataaaaaaaaaacaaaatattatcactcacaattttttataaaagaaaatcataaaatagaaactaatttttagattccaaaataattagttgtaaccgtaactaaattagagaccattttaaaaattaaaaaaaataatttctaaattagtttctattattgttaaatagttaattagttttaactaccaattatttaatttctaaatttggtagcaaaaaccttggttgctaattagataccaatttagaaaccatctaacaataatataaactaatttagaaaccaaaaatttatttagtcactaaatttgtctctaatttagtcacggtagtaactaattattttttatttctaaaatttgtttctatttcatgattttcttgtagtgatacaAATCacattacaatttttaatataattattttaacatttctgtatcatttaattataaatttattttttattgtatatattcatatttaaacCTATCAAGAATTGGATATAATTCTTgagaaaaaatacataaaagaaTTGGGACGACCAATTGAGGCCCAACTTTACATACAGTTTTGAGTTTTTGCTTCCTGCAACCCTTTTTTGCTATCTGCACGTCCATAAGTTTTGAAATACCTAGGTTTCCCCTTGACATTTTATTTCAAACCTTTTTCTCCTTCACTAGTGTCATTCCACTGCTAATTTTCTCCTTGAAGCTTGAAAGTAGATGTATGGGGTGTGGTGGTTGTGGTAGTGTGGTAGTTGTGGAGGTGTGGTGGTTGTGATTGTGGTGGtgtttttaagtaatttagTCCAGGGTACGTGGAGAAGGTATGAAAGGATTTGCTTTAATGGTGTAGAATGGATTACCATATATTGGAGTCTGGAAATAGGGTTTctgaaaaatgaattttttccAGATTATTGTATCTTGAAAGTTGTGGTTTTTAAACTTCAACAAAAAGCACATTTCAAAATAtagtagaaaaaaattatttcaaattattttttttaaacacttGAAAGTGCATTGTTCAAAAGTGTTGTATAAGTATTTTGGAATGAAAAATCTATAAACTTTTCAAAACAACAATTCTTTTTTGGCAATATTCAAAGTTTATTCTACAAAACATATTTAAGAATAGTAATTTTATGTTctgaaataataattttaggtgttgaaaaacatatttcagaATAATAATGTTACGTCTTGGAGAACATACCAAAAGgtaaaatatatgttttgaatTCACCATtccaaaatacatatttttagcTCTCAAACCGGTgttctgaaaaataaaataaaagttagtagattttggattttttttccaCTTAAATTTCATTTTGCATAATTAATATGAATGAAAATGGTTACATGGGATATCAAATGATGTTGTAGAGTATGCTTGTCTTGtaatgaattatataataaatgtaGGTCATAAGAATGTAGTTGTGTATTTACAATAAATAAGGTAAATGTTATAAGGTGTATTTTGTGAATGAAATATAAAGTTATACTATGATTTTGTAGATATTTGTTATCTAAGATGACATTTGGACTCAGTAAAAAAGGTTGATCATGACTTAGTTGATACGTTGGTAGGTCATTCCTATATTGATATATTAACATGTAATGAGAATTTCATATTTGTTCATATGACAAAGAGGTCAGtgaagtttaaaaatattttgataacaATTAAGGAACATAATGAGATGAATGTGACCACCATAAACATAAAGCAAATTTATAATTCAAACTATGTCTATTGTAGATCAAAACAAGGTCATAAAATTGAAATGCAATCATTTATGATGTTACTTTAACTACACATGTATGTTTATTGGTATAAGTTTAATGAAGGTACAAATATAGTGACGAATATATTTTAGACACACCTTTATTCAATGAAACTACTAAATTCCTTTAACATAATATTCATAACAAATAATTCATACAAAGATATAGGATGTTCTTAGTTGAAATTATTGGTGTTACCTCATCTGAAATAAACTTTTCTACTACATTTGTTTTATCGGCATATTGGAGATTTCCGTAACACTAATTtcataaagttaaaaaaataaatacttacTTTCTAGAGAAATATGAAACTTCTTAATAAAGAAGACAACTAGTGTTTTAAGGACATTTTTTACTATTTGTCATACATTATGGAGTGCAGTAGTAAATaaggggtgcaggaagcaaaagCTGCATATGTTTTTCCAGCCAAAAAATGTAGCATCGTCTTCAACAAAGAAATCGTCCTTAAAAAGAACTTTTAAAAAGTGTAACTAATTTCGATTTTTGTAACAGAATAATAACGAGTCATGAAAAGTacaagataaaattaaaaatggtcAATATGAcgttatttagaaaaaatagtaACCAGTAATAAAATGatgctttgattttttttttcttcttgcgACATGTTATAATCCcgtaaaaaatttaacaaatcaatcaaattttaaaatttaatagtaaaatacatgaaaaaatgatcacaaaatttacaaaaagacgaccgaaaatataaaattaagagacataaaaagaaaacaaaaaaaaaattatttattctttcaatAGGATTTAGGAAGATACTTTTGGTACCATGTAATATGATTTGAAGAAAAAACTTGTTGGAAGATATTCTGGATATCATGTAATGTTATATGAGGTCTTGAAGTATTtttggtttaaaaaaaaatatttttataaattttttataaaaagaattaaaagaaatagaaaaaaatataattgatttttaaatgaTATCTGATTAATGTCTTTTATATAAGAGTTGAGGTATCTAAACTActcttatttaatttatttatttttgttaaaaaagaaaaactccAAAACGAAACTTGAAGTTAGATTTtctaatcaaaatttaaaatgatttgtgAATAATTTTGATGGTTATAGTTGTATAGATTGAATAAGTAAAAGTAGCATTAAGTCAAAGAAACTGAATGAaattattgattaattaattagacTATTAACGCGTGTTTGACTCTATTACACAATCTAAAATCCATTACCTTctttctaaaaataattatgaactTTAAACAACATTTTAATTCAAGAACGGAATCTAATATTCAACTAATAAGATCTTATAAATCATTCCAATGACTATATGATGGCCCATCAATTattcacacaaaaaaattaaagaatttcGTATTAATTAAGATATATTAGAATTAGACATGTTTCTAAAGAACAAATATAATAAACAATTGGAAGGAAGATATGTAGAAATCTATAGAAATGTTGCCTAtgataaaaagaataaagaaaaatcaTCATAGTACTATAAACTTCAAATGTTTTTTCATgacaaagattaaaaaaatataaaaacttattaaaaaatttactactcaattattcaacttttttatgtcttttatcattaaatttttcaatttttacatattttttaatcaattaaatttttaataatgtttttcgGTAGGTTAAAAGAGGAATGAGTATATAAATTAtctttgaccttgacttctGAACAATGTAAAACTATATTGGACGTACCAGAACAATAGCTCTCCAGTCGAAGACTAAGGGAAAGAGTTTACTATCTTCACCGACAACTGAGATCAATACTCTATCATAACTTTGTCCTTAAAAAACGTTTCGGTGaattgaaaaaagaagaagtatACAAACTGTCTTTGGTATCGACAACTGTCTTTGGTATCGACTTTGAGCGAGATGAAACTATATTAACGCATCGGAACAAATAATAATGGAATGGTTTGCTTATATAAGTTAGAAATAAGATTAGGTGAAAGGTAGAAATGAAGTTGTCCCTACCAATTGAATGGTATGAATAAAAGCAACAGAAAAGAGAAGAAATGggagaaaggaaaagggtgcGATCCCCACTGTTAGCATCTTCATCTGCGAATCACATGCCATTGCCAACATTCAAAGTGCTATTTGTCATTTCATTTCCACTTTTTAAATGGAATATATAAGCCCCACTTTACACTTTGGATTCCTTTTTAGAGGTGATTAATATGGTTCATGAATACATTTTTGCTACATCTatatacaatattaatattcttatacttTAATATTCACAACAACCATCCCCGTTTATATACCACTCTAAGTAATATATTTTAAGCAATGATAGAAGTACAATACATAAAAGATTTTactttattaaaacaaattactGACGTATTAAGTTTGGTACTTTAAGCTTATCTCAACTTTACAAAATCATCTTAGAATGTGATGTTTGcactcatttatatactataaaatgtctTTATTTATAGTTGATGTGAAATCTTCAACACACTTCTTTCATGCGTCGAGATCTGTCACTTTGTGcgtgaaactatatatttataggtAGTCCAACACACTCTTTCATGCTGAAACATGTTAACTCATGCATAGAACTACATATATATTCTTAGATAGAATCTTGTTGGGAATTCCTCTCCTTAATTTAATGGGGACCATGACTAATGAATCTTGATAATTGAtccattgaatatattcaatgatgATCATTTCAAAGTCTTGAAATTATATCTCTTTTGAAGACTATGAAGTTCAACATACAAGATATCTTGAAAATGTGATAAACATTAATTATCCATTATCATTCTTCTCATTCTCTATATAAAGAGAACTTGTTAAGGAGAGAAATACAAGCAAGCGAGAAGTATTCCTTCTTAAGATGCTAGAGAGACATTGTATTTCATCTTTTTTGGATGAGATTAAATGTTATCCTCATAGAGTGAGAGAAACAAACATTGTAATCTTATTTTcatagtgaaaatatttttttgactaGGTTTCATGGGTTTTACTTTTCAAGTTGAGAAAGTTTTCCCACGTTAAAAATTCTCAGTGCCATTATTctatttttctctattttcttttatttgtttattactTTCTCAAGTGTCCATCATTTGTATCTACAccaaaaaaaagaattaattcTAATTTTCCCAATAATTTCAAATGATTCttataccatattaaaaagtgaactttaacTCTAACTCAATCTTACCTAATCGACTCGTAAAATTAGATTTGCATTACCTT
This region includes:
- the LOC137838016 gene encoding uncharacterized protein, giving the protein MPCSKEEALVRLFYNVSSSFHLLFLLLFSSSLLLINFLNFIATFTIFQRDHHCEYVSSESDEEEEEDIQERYSYVHDSGDSDHLVADIICGGEALLFVHNNHPRITHSSSDEFTTPRDSLIEEDQSEEKYSTETLSFHKSPLVSDSENEEETEEFPAEDADSVPNQSRPTSPITLNLYKSDSLESDKNYDEDCVEIGFEVENKKPQEESLTRDERFLVYAPTQLEAKKLIVEEKDDEEIYGDSCTVGSTSKSSSEWRSSINCRDSGTDDPFSSSSRRSCPKWESYTVFQKYDEEMSFQDRISAQKLQEIESLRSIKVSPRSISERIVFKFSSMNKKPGDARHNPYHELEAAYVAQICSTWEALNWNYKNFQSKRASRGHDVDVGCPATIAQRLQQFQVLLQRYVENEPYEHGRRPELYARVRHLTPKLLLVPEYRESEDDQRDENGFQSKIPSASFLIIMEDGIRTFMSFLKADKEKPCQIFAACFRRNRRPLVDPTLLRLTKKVNQKKKMKVKDLRRSRKCLRKRKLKGEEEMEILMALIDLKVVSRVLRMSELSEEQLHWCEEKMSKVKVVEGKLQRDSSPLFFPAH